One genomic region from Amia ocellicauda isolate fAmiCal2 chromosome 4, fAmiCal2.hap1, whole genome shotgun sequence encodes:
- the snx33 gene encoding sorting nexin-33: MSLKAKALYTFQSENKEEISILENEELVIFDENSLDGWLQGENSRGERGLFPASYVEIIRPRANSNLTDYSSSPTGSPGNDSYYSNYTPPYHQGSYDDDDDDDWDDWDDSSTVVEEEESRRGIGANGHAHQSPHANPNVHYRTKPPMERQDSISSSRKGSVVGRNLNRFSSFVRSGVEAFVLGDVPMMSKIAETYQVEMGSRGPQWKGNPRPFSCSIEDPTKQTKFKGIKTYISYRVTPSHTGRPVYRRYKHFDWLYNRLLHKFTVISVPHLPEKQATGRFEEDFIEKRKRRLILWMDHMTSHPVLSQYEGFEHFLMCADDKQWKLGKRRAEKDEMVGASFLLTFQIPNEHQDLQDVEERVDSFKAFTKKMDDSVMQLTHVASELVRKHLGGFRKEFQKLGNAFQSVSQAFALDPPYTSDALNNAISHTGHTYETIGEMFAEQPKNDLFHMLDKLSLYQGLLSNFPDIIHLQKGAFAKVKESQRMSDEGKMDQEEADSVRKRCRVVGFALQAEMNHFHERRAVDFKEMMQAYLKQQIAFYQRVGQQLERTLHMYDNI; this comes from the exons ATGTCATTGAAAGCCAAGGCACTTTACACCTTCCAGAGTGAAAATAAGGAAGAAATCAGTATCCTGGAGAATGAAGAGCTGGTTATTTTTGATGAGAACTCATTAGATGGGTGGCTACAGGGCGAAAACAGTAGGGGAGAACGAGGCCTCTTTCCGGCCTCTTATGTTGAAATCATCAGACCAAGGGCCAATTCCAACCTTACAGACTACTCCAGCAGCCCTACAGGCTCCCCTGGCAATGACTCTTACTACAGCAACTATACGCCCCCCTACCACCAGGGcagttatgatgatgatgatgatgacgactGGGATGACTGGGATGATAGCTCCACAGTGGTGGAGGAGGAAGAGTCTCGGCGAGGAATTGGCGCCAACGGACATGCCCACCAGTCTCCCCATGCCAACCCTAATGTCCACTACCGCACCAAACCACCCATGGAACGGCAGGACAGTATTTCCAGCTCCAGGAAGGGCAGCGTGGTGGGCAGAAACCTCAACCGCTTCTCCAGCTTTGTCCGCTCCGGAGTTGAGGCGTTTGTGCTGGGGGACGTGCCGATGATGTCCAAGATCGCAGAGACTTACCAAGTCGAGATGGGTTCCAGAGGCCCACAGTGGAAAGGCAACCCCAGGCCTTTTTCTTGTTCCATTGAGGATCCCACTAAACAGACCAAATTCAAGGGCATCAAGACCTACATTTCCTATCGGGTGACACCCAGCCACACAGGCAGGCCTGTCTACCGCCGCTACAAGCACTTTGACTGGCTCTACAACCGGCTACTGCACAAGTTCACAGTTATCTCCGTGCCCCACCTGCCGGAGAAGCAGGCCACTGGGCGCTTCGAAGAGGACTTCATTGAGAAGCGGAAGCGGAGGCTAATCCTGTGGATGGACCACATGACCAGCCACCCAGTGCTCTCCCAGTATGAAGGCTTCGAGCACTTCCTCATGTGTGCAGATGACAAACAATGGAAACTGGGTAAGCGGCGGGCCGAGAAGGACGAGATGGTGGGTGCCAGCTTCCTCCTCACATTTCAGATTCCCAATGAGCACCAGGACTTGCAGGATGTGGAGGAGCGGGTAGACTCCTTCAAGGCCTTCACCAAGAAGATGGATGATAGTGTAATGCAGCTCACCCATGTGGCCTCCGAGCTTGTGCGCAAACACTTGGGTGGATTCCGCAAGGAGTTCCAGAAGCTGGGCAATGCCTTCCAGTCTGTCAGCCAGGCTTTTGCCTTAGATCCCCCATACACCTCAGATGCCCTGAACAACGCCATCTCCCACACCGGCCATACATACGAGACCATAGGGGAGATGTTTGCAGAGCAACCAAAGAACGATCTCTTCCATATGCTGGACAAGCTCTCCCTCTACCAGGGACTGCTCTCCAATTTCCCAGACATAATTCACCTCCAAAAAG GTGCTTTTGCGAAAGTGAAAGAGAGCCAACGGATGAGCGACGAGGGCAAGATGGACCAGGAAGAAGCCGACAGTGTCAGGAAGCGCTGCCGCGTGGTGGGCTTTGCCCTGCAGGCTGAGATGAACCACTTCCATGAGCGGCGGGCCGTGGACTTCAAGGAGATGATGCAGGCCTACCTGAAGCAACAGATCGCCTTCTACCAGCGGGTGGGCCAACAGCTGGAGCGCACCCTGCACATGTACGATAACATCTAA